A DNA window from Callospermophilus lateralis isolate mCalLat2 chromosome X, mCalLat2.hap1, whole genome shotgun sequence contains the following coding sequences:
- the Atp6ap1 gene encoding V-type proton ATPase subunit S1, giving the protein MMAAGLVARVRTGSRWAPALWQMTWLPLLVVSAAAVVAEQQVPLVLWSSDRDLWAPVVDTHEGHITSDMQLSTYLDPALELGPRNVLLFLQDKLSIEDFTAYGGVFGNKQDSAFSNLENALDLAPSSLVLPAVDWYAVSTLTTYLQEKLGASPLHVDLATLRELKLNASLPALLLIRLPYTASSGLMAPREVLTGNDEVIGQVLSTLKSEDVPYTAALTAVRPSRVARDVAMVAGGLGRQLLQEQVAPAVIHPPVSYNDTAPRILFWAQNFSVAYREQWEDLTSLTFGVQGLNLTGSSWNDSIATLSLTYEQLFGTTVTFKFILANRFYPVSARHWFTMDHLEIHSNGSVTYFNASQITGPSIYSFHCEFVSSLSKKGSLLVARTQPSLWQMTLQDFQIQAFNVTGEQFSYASDCAGFFSPGIWMGLLTSLFMLFIFTYGLHMILSLKTMDRFDDHKGPTISLTQIV; this is encoded by the exons ATGATGGCGGCGGGATTGGTGGCTCGGGTGCGGACAGGGTCGCGGTGGGCCCCGGCGCTCTGGCAAATGACATGGCTGCCGCTGTTGGTGGTTTCGGCGGCGGCGGTGGTGGCGGAGCAGCAGGTGCCGCTGGTGTTGTGGTCGAGTGACCG GGACTTGTGGGCTCCTGTGGTCGACACGCACGAGGGCCACATCACCAGCGACATGCAACTTTCTACCTACCTAGACCCCGCCCTGGAACTGGGCCCCCGGAATGTGCTGCTCTTCCTACAGGACAAG CTAAGCATTGAGGATTTCACAGCATATGGCGGTgtatttggaaacaagcaggacagCGCCTTTTCTAACCTGGAG AATGCCCTGGATCTGGCCCCCTCCTCGCTGGTGCTTCCTGCTGTTGACTGGTATGCAGTCAGCACTCTGACCACCTACCTGCAGGAGAAGCTTGGGGCCAGTCCCCTGCATGTGGACCTTGCTACCCTTCGGGAGCTGAAGCTCAATGCCAGCCTTCCTGCGCTTCTGCTCATCCGTCTGCCCTATACAGCCAG CTCCGGTCTGATGGCGCCCAGGGAAGTCCTCACAGGCAACG ATGAAGTCATTGGGCAGGTGCTAAGCACACTCAAGTCTGAAGATGTCCCTTATACAGCAGCTCTCACAGCAGTCCGCCCCTCCAGG GTGGCTCGTGATGTAGCCATGGTGGCTGGGGGACTAGGTCGCCAGCTACTCCAAGAACAAGTGGCACCAGCTGTGATCCATCCTCCTGTGAGTTATAATGACACTGCCCCGCGGATCCTGTTCTGGGCCCAGAACTTTTCTGTGGCATACAGGGAGCAGTGGGAAGATCTGACTTCCCTCACCTTTGGGGTGCAAGGGCTCAACTTGACTGGCTCCTCCTGGAATGACTCCATTGCCAC GCTCTCGCTGACCTATGAACAGCTCTTTGGTACCACAGTGACGTTCAA GTTCATTCTGGCTAACCGCTTCTACCCAGTATCTGCCCGGCACTGGTTTACCATGGATCACCTCGAAATCCACAGCAATGGCTCTGTCACCTACTTCAATGCTTCCCAGATCACAGGGCCTAGCATCTACTCCTTTCACTGCGAGTTTGTCAGCAGTCTTAGCAAGAAGGGCAGTCTCCTTGTAGCCCGCACACAGCCTTCCCTGTGGCAGATGACTCTTCAGGACTTCCAG ATTCAGGCTTTCAATGTGACAGGTGAGCAGTTCTCCTACGCCAGTGACTGTGCCGGCTTCTTCTCCCCGGGTATATGGATGGGGCTGCTCACCTCCCTCTTCATGCTCTTCATCTTCACCTATGGCCTGCACATGATCCTCAGCCTCAAGACCATGGACCGCTTTGATGACCACAAGGGCCCCACTATCTCTCTGACTCAGATTGTGTGA
- the Gdi1 gene encoding rab GDP dissociation inhibitor alpha, with product MDEEYDVIVLGTGLTECILSGIMSVNGKKVLHMDRNPYYGGESSSITPLEELYKRFQLLEGPPESMGRGRDWNVDLIPKFLMANGQLVKMLLYTEVTRYLDFKVVEGSFVYKGGKIYKVPSTETEALASNLMGMFEKRRFRKFLVFVANFDENDPKTFEGVDPQTTSMRDVYRKFDLGQDVIDFTGHALALYRTDDYLDQPCLETINRIKLYSESLARYGKSPYLYPLYGLGELPQGFARLSAIYGGTYMLNKPVDDIIMENGKVVGVKSEGEVARCKQLICDPSYIPDRVRKAGQVIRIICILSHPIKNTNDANSCQIIIPQNQVNRKSDIYVCMISYAHNVAAQGKYIAIASTTVETAEPEKEIEPALELLEPIDQKFVAISDLYEPIDDGSESQVFCSCSYDATTHFETTCNDIKDIYKRMAGSAFDFENMKRKQNDVFGEADQ from the exons ATGGATGAGGAATACGATGTGATCGTGCTGGGGACCGGCCTCACT GAATGCATCCTGTCAGGTATCATGTCTGTGAATGGAAAGAAGGTGCTGCACATGGACCGAAATCCCTACTATGGGGGTGAGAGCTCTTCTATCACTCCCTTGGAGGAG CTATACAAGCGCTTTCAGTTGTTGGAGGGGCCCCCTGAGTCGATGGGCCGGGGCCGAGACTGGAACGTTGACCTGATCCCCAAATTCCTCATGGCCAATG GGCAGCTGGTAAAGATGCTACTGTATACAGAAGTAACTCGCTACTTGGACTTCAAGGTGGTGGAGGGAAGCTTTGTCTACAAGGGGGGCAAGATCTACAAAGTGCCATCCACTGAGACTGAGGCCTTGGCTTCCA atctgatgGGCATGTTTGAGAAACGGCGTTTCCGCAAGTTCCTGGTGTTTGTGGCAAACTTTGATGAGAATGACCCCAAGACCTTTGAGGGTGTTGACCCTCAGACTACCAGCATGCGTGATGTCTACCGGAAGTTTGACCTGGGCCAGGATGTCATTGACTTCACTGGCCATGCCCTGGCGCTCTATCGCACTGATGA CTACCTGGACCAGCCCTGTCTTGAGACCATCAACCGCATTAAGTTGTACAGCGAGTCCCTGGCCCGGTATGGCAAGAGCCCATATTTATACCCACTCTATGGCCTGGGGGAGCTGCCTCAGGGCTTTGCAAG ATTGAGTGCCATTTATGGGGGAACATATATGTTGAACAAACCTGTAGATGACATCATCATGGAGAATGGCAAAGTGGTGGGCGTAAAATCTGAGGGAGAG GTGGCCCGCTGCAAGCAGCTGATCTGTGACCCCAGCTACATACCGGACCGTGTGCGGAAGGCTGGCCAGGTTATCCGCATCATCTGTATCCTTAGCCACCCCATCAAGAACACCAATGATGCCAATTCCTGCCAAATCATCATCCCCCAGAACCAGGTCAACAGGAAGTCAG ACATCTACGTGTGCATGATCTCCTACGCACACAATGTGGCCGCACAGGGCAAATACATCGCCATTGCCAGCACCACAGTGGAGACTGCAGAGCCTGAAAAGGAGATTGAGCCAGCATTGGAGCTGCTGGAGCCTATTGATCAGAA GTTTGTGGCTATCAGTGACTTGTATGAGCCCATTGATGATGGTTCTGAGAGCCAG GTGTTCTGTTCCTGTTCCTATGATGCTACCACACACTTTGAGACAACCTGTAATGACATCAAAGACATCTACAAACGCATGGCTGGCTCTGCATTTGACTTTGAGAACATGAAGCGCAAACAGAATGACGTCTTTGGAGAAGCTGACCAGTGA
- the Fam50a gene encoding protein FAM50A: MAQYKGAASEAGRAMHLMKKREKQREQMEQMKQRIAEENIMKSNIDKKFSAHYDAVEAELKSSTVGLVTLNDMKAKQEALVKEREKQLAKKEQSKELQLKLEKLREKERKKEAKRKISSLSFTLEEEEEGGEEEEEVAMYEEELEREEITTKKRKLGKNPDVDTSFLPDRDREEEENRLREELRQEWEAKQEKIKSEEIEITFSYWDGSGHRRTVKMKKGNTMQQFLQKALEILRKDFSELRSAGVEQLMYIKEDLIIPHHHSFYDFIVTKARGKSGPLFNFDVHDDVRLLSDATVEKDESHAGKVVLRSWYEKNKHIFPASRWEPYDPEKKWDKYTIR, from the exons ATGGCTCAGTACAAGGGCGCCGCGAGCGAGGCAGGCCGCGCCATGCATCTGATGAAGAAACGGGAAAAGCAGCGGGAGCAGATGGAGCAGATGAAGCAGCGGATCGCAGAG GAGAACATAATGAAATCCAACATTGACAAGAAGTTCTCTGCACACTACGATGCTGTGGAGGCAGAGCTCAAGTCCAGCACTGTGG GTCTTGTGACCCTGAATGACATGAAAGCCAAACAGGAAGCACTGGTGAAGGAACGGGAGAAGCAGCTGGCCAAGAAGGAGCAGTCAAAAGAGCTGCAGCT AAAGCTGGAGAAGCTGCGAGAAAAAGAGCGCAAGAAGGAGGCCAAGCGGAAGATCTCTAGCCTGTCCTTCACcttggaggaagaagaggagggaggcgaagaggaggaggaggtggccaTGTATGAGGAGGAGCTGGAAAGGGAAG AGATCAccacaaagaaaaggaaattgggGAAGAACCCAGATGTGGACACCAGCTTCTTGCCTGACCGAGATAGGGAG GAGGAGGAAAATCGTCTCCGGGAAGAGCTGCGGCAGGAGTGGGAAGCCAAGCAGGAGAAGATTAAGA GTGAAGAGATTGAAATCACCTTCAGTTACTGGGATGGCTCTGGACACCGGCGGACAGTCAAA ATGAAAAAGGGCAATACAATGCAGCAGTTCCTCCAGAAGGCACTTGAGATCCTGCGTAAAGACTTCAGTGAGCTCAG GTCAGCAGGGGTGGAGCAGCTCATGTACATCAAGGAAGACTTAATCATTCCCCAT CATCACAGTTTCTATGACTTCATCGTTACCAAGGCACGTGGGAAGAGTG GGCCACTCTTTAACTTTGATGTTCATGATGATGTGCGGCTACTCAGCGATGCCACTGTGGAGAAGGATGAA TCTCATGCAGGAAAGGTGGTGCTGAGGAGCTGGTATGAGAAGAACAAGCACATCTTCCCTGCCAGCCGCTGGGAGCCCTATGACCCTGAAAAGAAGTGGGACAAGTATACG ATCCGGTGA